The DNA sequence TTTAAGGAGTTTGATTATGTCAGAACTCGTATGCTATTGTTTTGGCTATACATCCGAAGATATTGAGCAGGATGTTATTCAAAACGGAAAATCTACAATTTTTGAACGTATCATGAACGAAAAAAAGGCTGGTGGGTGCCAGTGTGCTGAAAAGAATCCGAAAGGTCGCTGATGTCTTTCAGACGTTCGTCAGTTGGCGGACCAAATTTTAAACAAGACAAGCATTTTACAAAATTTTAACAAATGATTTTTTTATATACGAAACTATTTATATATTGAAAAAATCTCAAAAATATAGAAGGTTGCCATGAACAAGGAGCTGTTATGGGACTTGGCAACCAGAGTGATGACCAGAGTCAGGTGTTTGTCATGTGTGCGGATTTACCGCGCTCACCTGGACACGTTTTTTATGACCGCTTGCAGTCGGTCTTGATCAAGGGCGGCTTTGACCGTTTTGTCGAGAAGCTCTGTGAGCCGTATTATGCGTCTGGTCCCGGCAGGAAATCCATTCCTCCAGGTCGATATTTCAGGATGCACTTGGTTGGCTATTTTGAAGGTATCGAGAGCGAGCGCGGGCTTGAGTGGCGGTGTTCCGACTCCTTGT is a window from the Desulfomicrobium macestii genome containing:
- a CDS encoding (2Fe-2S)-binding protein, which codes for MSELVCYCFGYTSEDIEQDVIQNGKSTIFERIMNEKKAGGCQCAEKNPKGR